The following proteins are co-located in the Myxococcus fulvus genome:
- a CDS encoding amino acid adenylation domain-containing protein: MLNKSVLDGFRHQCVLNPSAPAVVGLRERLSYAELDARSSRLAAHLQARNIGKGTLVPVVTDHSENLVVAFLGVLKAGAAYVPIDKAFPDGRKQAIARQCAAPLLLTTMSLDPTLPGWEVQALDDLLRQEPVAAFREVDVEGHDAAYAIFTSGTTGQPKGVVIEHHSLAKLVRWHNARFDMGPGSHTLLMASVAFDVSQWEVGAALAAGACIHIPTDDIRLDVGALLSFYVEHGITHAFLPTVMVPDFVGRSAHQKLALRYLFTGGEKLHPVETEGLCYTLVDYYGPTETTIFVTHRVVESKRLNRPASIGTPLAGSEVFILDDRLEVVPWGEVGELCIAGDCLGRGYLGDAALTAARFVVPPSLGGRVYRTGDLARGLPDGNIQFLGRQDEQIKIRGNRVEMGEVESVLMRGTALKAAAVLVDDSAGPSNKRLVAFVAPRDTQVPASSLVASLRAALRVELPDFMLPGQYLCLASLPTTSNGKTDKQALREMLRTSAARTQEEAEFSGELEKTIASAWTEVLGHSGFAADDSFFEVGGHSLLASTLAAGVSRRLGLNAYIRDVYEHKTVRKLAAALGPRASRGASMSDPEPLRALREDVWLLPGTDFSSGFDPARLSQPRHILLTGATGFVGVHLLLELLSRNDADVHCLVRDVSDELGRARLRQVVEHYQVPLSERDWARVHVHAGDIASPRFGMAEEDYRQLSESVDVIYHSASAVNFIEPYSQMKRDNVEGVRQVIAFAGHLRVKALMLFSTLSIHSWGNRLTGKTVMRETDDIDQNLPAVISDIGYASSKWVMEKIADLAQSQGLPLMTFRLGYATLHSRTGAFASYQWWGRLVSTCLILDAVPDLRGLHEGLTTVDYMASAIAVIARDPAGLGKKFHVAPSPDNDLTLLEFFERVGQCLGRSLPVVPFKEWVSLWDTDPEAPIFPLLSIFRDPLSGGQAMVELYQDNYVWDCSNTRKHLAGSGIQEPTFTPELLGFYLDKVRGSPGMMSWRPKRRWKAAG, from the coding sequence ATGTTGAATAAATCCGTGCTCGACGGCTTTCGTCACCAGTGTGTCCTCAATCCCAGCGCGCCCGCGGTGGTGGGACTTCGCGAGCGGCTCTCCTATGCGGAGCTGGATGCGCGAAGCAGCAGGTTGGCGGCTCATCTCCAGGCCAGGAACATCGGCAAGGGGACCCTGGTGCCCGTGGTGACGGACCACTCGGAGAACCTCGTTGTCGCGTTCCTGGGGGTCCTGAAGGCTGGCGCCGCCTACGTGCCCATCGACAAGGCCTTTCCGGACGGTCGCAAGCAAGCCATTGCGCGCCAATGTGCCGCGCCCCTCTTGCTCACCACCATGTCCCTGGACCCGACGTTACCGGGGTGGGAGGTCCAGGCCCTCGATGACCTGCTGCGCCAGGAACCCGTGGCGGCCTTCCGTGAGGTGGACGTCGAGGGGCATGACGCGGCCTATGCCATCTTCACGTCTGGAACCACGGGGCAGCCGAAGGGCGTGGTCATCGAGCACCACTCCCTGGCGAAGCTGGTGCGGTGGCACAACGCCCGGTTCGACATGGGGCCCGGTAGCCACACCCTGCTGATGGCCAGCGTGGCCTTCGATGTCTCACAATGGGAGGTGGGCGCCGCCCTGGCGGCGGGGGCTTGCATCCACATCCCCACGGACGACATCCGTCTGGACGTGGGCGCCCTGCTGTCCTTCTATGTCGAGCACGGCATCACCCACGCCTTCCTTCCGACGGTGATGGTGCCTGACTTCGTCGGGAGGTCCGCACATCAGAAGCTGGCCCTGCGCTACCTGTTCACCGGGGGCGAGAAGCTCCATCCCGTGGAGACCGAGGGGCTCTGCTACACCCTGGTGGACTATTACGGACCGACGGAGACCACCATCTTCGTCACCCACCGGGTGGTGGAGAGCAAACGCCTGAACCGGCCCGCCTCCATCGGGACGCCCCTCGCGGGCTCCGAGGTCTTCATCCTGGATGACCGGCTGGAGGTGGTTCCCTGGGGGGAGGTGGGGGAGTTGTGCATCGCGGGTGACTGCCTGGGGCGCGGCTATCTCGGGGATGCCGCGCTGACAGCCGCGCGCTTCGTCGTCCCTCCTTCGCTCGGTGGCCGCGTCTATCGCACGGGGGACCTGGCGCGTGGGTTGCCGGACGGGAACATCCAGTTCCTCGGGCGTCAGGACGAGCAGATCAAGATTCGGGGCAATCGGGTGGAGATGGGAGAGGTGGAGTCCGTCCTCATGCGGGGGACGGCGCTCAAGGCCGCCGCGGTCCTGGTCGATGACTCCGCCGGTCCCTCCAACAAACGGCTGGTGGCGTTCGTCGCTCCGCGTGACACCCAGGTTCCCGCTTCGTCGCTCGTCGCGAGTCTGAGGGCGGCGCTGCGCGTGGAGCTGCCGGACTTCATGCTTCCCGGCCAGTACCTCTGCCTGGCGTCGCTCCCCACCACCAGCAACGGCAAGACGGACAAGCAGGCCCTTCGCGAGATGCTGCGGACGTCCGCGGCGCGGACGCAGGAGGAGGCGGAGTTTTCCGGCGAGTTGGAGAAGACCATTGCCAGCGCCTGGACGGAGGTCCTCGGCCACTCCGGGTTCGCGGCAGACGACAGCTTCTTCGAGGTGGGAGGGCACTCGCTGCTGGCCTCCACGCTCGCCGCGGGGGTCTCACGCAGGCTCGGGCTGAATGCCTACATCCGCGATGTCTATGAGCACAAGACCGTCCGGAAGCTCGCCGCCGCGCTGGGGCCGCGAGCCTCGCGCGGCGCCTCGATGAGCGATCCAGAGCCCCTGCGCGCGCTCCGGGAGGATGTGTGGCTCTTGCCCGGTACGGACTTCTCCTCGGGCTTCGACCCCGCGCGGCTTTCGCAGCCTCGGCACATCCTGCTCACGGGGGCCACGGGCTTCGTGGGGGTCCACCTGCTTCTGGAGTTGCTCTCGCGTAACGACGCCGATGTCCACTGTCTGGTGCGGGATGTCAGCGACGAGCTGGGACGCGCGCGTCTGCGACAGGTGGTCGAGCACTACCAGGTGCCGCTGAGCGAGCGCGACTGGGCACGCGTGCACGTCCATGCCGGAGACATCGCCTCGCCCCGATTCGGGATGGCCGAGGAGGACTACCGCCAGCTGTCCGAGTCGGTGGACGTCATCTACCACTCGGCCAGCGCGGTGAACTTCATCGAGCCCTACTCGCAGATGAAGCGCGACAACGTCGAAGGCGTGCGACAGGTGATTGCCTTCGCCGGCCATCTGCGGGTCAAGGCGCTGATGTTGTTCTCCACGCTCTCCATCCACAGCTGGGGCAACCGGCTCACCGGCAAGACGGTGATGCGGGAGACGGACGACATCGACCAGAACCTCCCCGCCGTCATCTCCGACATCGGCTACGCGAGCAGCAAGTGGGTGATGGAGAAGATCGCCGACCTCGCGCAGTCGCAGGGCCTGCCCCTGATGACGTTCCGCCTGGGCTACGCGACGTTGCACAGCCGCACGGGCGCCTTCGCCAGCTATCAGTGGTGGGGAAGGCTGGTCAGCACCTGCCTCATCCTGGATGCCGTCCCGGACCTGAGGGGGCTGCATGAAGGGTTGACCACGGTGGACTACATGGCGTCCGCGATTGCCGTGATTGCCCGCGACCCGGCGGGGCTGGGCAAGAAGTTCCACGTCGCGCCGTCCCCGGACAACGACCTGACGCTCCTGGAGTTCTTCGAGCGGGTGGGCCAGTGCCTGGGGCGTTCCCTGCCCGTGGTGCCGTTCAAGGAATGGGTCTCCCTGTGGGATACGGACCCCGAGGCGCCCATCTTCCCGTTGCTGAGCATCTTCCGGGACCCCTTGAGTGGGGGGCAGGCGATGGTCGAGCTGTATCAGGACAACTACGTCTGGGATTGCTCCAACACGCGCAAGCACCTGGCCGGCTCGGGGATTCAGGAGCCCACCTTCACCCCTGAGTTGCTCGGCTTCTATCTCGACAAGGTGCGTGGCAGCCCGGGGATGATGTCCTGGCGACCCAAGCGGCGATGGAAGGCGGCGGGCTGA
- a CDS encoding non-ribosomal peptide synthetase produces MAAPEPKRVVGRGRGLPPLVPVSRDTAPPLSFAQQRLWFLSQVDAGGFSYNVPFFARLQGRLDVPALERALSDLVRRHESLRTTFGEEAGRPVQRILPDVAVTLRVAQVADEAEARREAEAEARRPFDLGTGPMLRARLLRVAEDDHVLLLMLHHISCDGWSLGVLERDLRELYAAHTEGRAPVLPALLIQYADHAVWQRDWLKGELLEEQLAWWKELLTGASPALELPLDRPRPPVQTFLGATVAVPLPPALSQAVKALGRAESVTPFMLLLAGFQVLMSRYSGQRDVVVGTPISGRNRRELENLIGFFVNTLAPRVDVDAEESFRSLLGRVRQVCLGAYARQDVPFETLVEALRPPRDLSRSPLFQVMFVIQGPRSLPSLPGLVEQEVSFDSGMSKFDLICFLRETPEGWVGFWEYNTALFDAATARRMAGHYVTLLEGLVADPSVRVGDAPLLADPERRELLREWSGRETPDAVAGLMHAWVEAQVARSPDAVAVTDGVASLTYAELERRANQLAHHLLASGVTPGSTVGLCLERGNLEMPVAVLATLKAGAAFLPLDPSYPAQRLAQMLEDTGAPVVLVQGELGRALPEHPGTRRVRLEDEAARIRSRPVHAPALALSPETPCYFVYTSGSTGRPKGILMSHRAVGNMLRWLLARTVDPGATTLQFASLNFDVSFQELFGTWCLGGTVLLVGEAERRDPVALLGRMVAHGVGRLYLPFVALQALCEVAQHEAKLPPLREVVTAGEQLQVTPALVSFFERLPGCVLENQYGPSEAHVVTAWRARGPPSTWPALPPVGTPISNVKVYVLDARGAPSPVGVVGEVYVGGASLAHGYWGRAELTAERFIPDALSEVPGARLYRTGDKARWLGDGNLEFLGRVDGQVKVRGFRVELGEVEVALKALPGVRDAVVVARQEEGGEKRLVGYVVHEAPCDVDVLRERLEARLPEYLVPSVLVRLDTLPLAPTGKVDRKALPAPGSLQRVAREGHQEPRDALERTLVGVWEEVLGVRPVGVTEDFFALGGHSLMAIRLLARIRGSVGRSLPVAALFQRATVEHVASVLRRESSSWTPLVRLTEGRGRRPFFCVHPVGGTVLSYAELARHLGPEQPFLGLESRGLDGEAPPCESIPEMASLYLAAMRDVQPRGPYRLGGWSMGASIAWEMAHQLEQRGERVEVLALIDGFVRPYDGEGAAPGDDEAQRFGELFHLDLLRAMGHGEAAQNAETPEALLRILETHAREQGSGVTPSLSALRRVFEVNLLAAWRYVPRPYSGPVVSIEATGTRRVHGWEQVATGALTVHTIAGDHYSILRAPDVGQLAGVLRGYLVEVEDSP; encoded by the coding sequence ATGGCCGCGCCCGAGCCGAAGCGAGTGGTGGGGAGGGGGCGGGGTCTCCCCCCGCTGGTGCCCGTGTCGAGGGACACGGCTCCTCCGCTGTCCTTCGCGCAGCAGCGCCTGTGGTTCCTCTCGCAGGTGGACGCGGGAGGCTTCTCCTACAACGTGCCGTTCTTCGCGAGGCTCCAGGGACGCCTGGATGTCCCGGCGCTGGAGCGTGCGTTGTCGGACCTCGTTCGACGGCACGAGTCCTTGCGCACCACCTTCGGCGAGGAGGCGGGGCGGCCGGTGCAGCGCATCCTGCCCGACGTCGCGGTGACGCTGCGGGTGGCTCAGGTCGCCGACGAAGCCGAGGCACGGCGCGAAGCGGAGGCAGAGGCGCGGCGTCCGTTCGACCTGGGCACGGGGCCGATGTTGCGCGCCCGGCTGTTGCGCGTGGCGGAAGACGACCACGTGTTGCTCCTGATGCTGCACCACATCTCCTGCGACGGATGGTCGCTGGGTGTGTTGGAGCGCGACCTGCGAGAGCTGTACGCGGCCCACACCGAAGGGCGCGCGCCCGTGTTGCCCGCGCTGCTCATCCAGTACGCGGACCACGCGGTGTGGCAGCGCGACTGGCTGAAGGGTGAGTTGCTGGAGGAGCAGCTCGCGTGGTGGAAGGAGCTGCTGACGGGGGCCTCTCCGGCGTTGGAGCTGCCCCTGGACCGGCCCCGGCCTCCGGTGCAGACCTTCCTGGGCGCCACCGTGGCGGTGCCGCTGCCACCAGCGCTCTCCCAGGCGGTGAAGGCGCTGGGGCGTGCGGAGAGCGTGACGCCGTTCATGCTGCTGCTCGCGGGCTTCCAGGTGTTGATGTCGCGCTACAGCGGACAGCGGGACGTGGTGGTGGGGACGCCCATCTCGGGACGGAACCGGCGCGAGCTGGAGAACCTCATCGGGTTCTTCGTCAACACGCTCGCGCCCCGCGTGGATGTGGACGCGGAGGAGTCCTTCCGCTCGCTCCTGGGCCGGGTGCGGCAGGTGTGTCTGGGCGCCTATGCGCGCCAGGATGTCCCGTTCGAGACGTTGGTGGAGGCGCTGCGACCGCCGCGTGACTTGAGTCGCTCGCCGCTGTTCCAGGTGATGTTCGTCATCCAGGGGCCGCGCTCGCTGCCGTCGCTGCCGGGGTTGGTGGAGCAGGAGGTGTCCTTCGACTCCGGCATGTCGAAGTTCGACCTCATCTGCTTCCTGCGAGAGACGCCCGAGGGCTGGGTGGGCTTCTGGGAGTACAACACCGCGCTGTTCGACGCGGCGACGGCGCGGAGGATGGCGGGGCACTACGTGACGCTGCTGGAGGGCCTGGTGGCCGACCCGAGCGTGCGCGTCGGTGATGCGCCGCTGCTCGCGGACCCGGAGCGACGGGAGCTGCTGCGCGAGTGGAGTGGCCGGGAGACACCGGACGCTGTCGCGGGGCTGATGCATGCGTGGGTCGAGGCCCAGGTGGCGCGCTCGCCTGACGCCGTGGCGGTGACGGATGGCGTGGCCTCGCTGACGTACGCGGAGCTGGAGCGGCGCGCGAACCAGCTCGCGCATCATCTGCTCGCTTCAGGGGTGACGCCTGGGAGCACGGTGGGCTTGTGCCTGGAGCGCGGCAACCTGGAGATGCCGGTGGCGGTGCTGGCCACGCTGAAGGCGGGCGCGGCATTTCTTCCGTTGGACCCGAGCTATCCGGCCCAGCGTCTGGCGCAGATGCTGGAGGACACGGGCGCGCCGGTGGTGCTGGTGCAGGGCGAACTCGGACGCGCGCTGCCCGAGCATCCGGGGACGCGGCGGGTTCGCCTGGAGGACGAGGCCGCGCGAATCCGGTCGAGGCCCGTGCACGCTCCGGCGTTGGCACTGTCTCCCGAGACGCCTTGCTACTTCGTCTACACCTCGGGGAGCACGGGTCGCCCCAAGGGCATCCTCATGTCCCATCGCGCGGTGGGGAACATGCTGCGGTGGCTGCTCGCGCGCACTGTGGACCCGGGCGCGACGACGTTGCAGTTCGCGTCGCTGAACTTCGACGTGTCGTTCCAGGAGCTGTTCGGCACCTGGTGCCTGGGCGGCACGGTGTTGCTGGTGGGCGAGGCGGAGCGCAGGGACCCGGTGGCGCTGCTCGGGCGCATGGTCGCGCATGGAGTGGGGCGCTTGTATCTGCCCTTCGTGGCGCTCCAGGCGCTGTGCGAGGTGGCGCAGCATGAAGCGAAGCTGCCGCCCCTGCGCGAGGTGGTGACGGCGGGTGAGCAGTTGCAGGTGACACCCGCGCTGGTGTCCTTCTTCGAGCGACTGCCGGGCTGCGTGCTGGAGAACCAGTACGGCCCGTCGGAGGCGCACGTCGTCACGGCCTGGAGGGCGCGAGGCCCGCCGTCGACCTGGCCCGCGCTGCCACCGGTGGGTACGCCCATCTCCAACGTGAAGGTGTACGTGCTGGACGCGCGGGGCGCGCCGAGCCCCGTGGGCGTGGTGGGCGAGGTGTACGTCGGTGGCGCGAGCCTCGCGCACGGTTACTGGGGCAGGGCGGAGCTGACCGCGGAGCGCTTCATCCCGGATGCGCTGAGCGAGGTGCCGGGGGCGCGGCTGTACCGCACGGGCGACAAGGCGCGGTGGCTCGGAGACGGGAACCTGGAGTTCCTGGGGCGCGTGGACGGACAGGTGAAGGTGCGTGGCTTCCGCGTGGAGCTCGGCGAGGTGGAGGTTGCGCTGAAGGCGCTGCCGGGCGTGAGGGACGCGGTGGTGGTGGCGAGACAGGAGGAGGGCGGCGAGAAGCGACTGGTGGGCTACGTGGTGCACGAGGCGCCGTGTGATGTGGATGTGCTGCGCGAGCGCCTCGAAGCACGGTTGCCGGAGTATCTGGTGCCGAGCGTGCTGGTCCGCCTGGACACGCTTCCCCTGGCGCCCACCGGCAAGGTGGACCGCAAGGCGCTGCCTGCTCCGGGCTCGTTGCAGCGCGTGGCTCGCGAAGGACACCAGGAACCTCGCGACGCACTGGAGCGCACGCTGGTGGGCGTGTGGGAAGAGGTTCTGGGAGTCCGCCCCGTGGGCGTGACGGAGGACTTCTTCGCGCTGGGGGGGCACTCGCTGATGGCCATTCGTCTGCTCGCGCGCATTCGTGGTTCCGTGGGCAGGAGCCTGCCGGTGGCCGCGCTCTTCCAGCGCGCGACGGTGGAGCACGTGGCCTCGGTGCTGCGGCGCGAGTCGTCGTCCTGGACTCCGCTGGTGCGACTGACCGAGGGACGTGGACGTCGCCCCTTCTTCTGCGTGCATCCCGTGGGCGGCACGGTGCTGAGCTACGCGGAGCTCGCGAGGCACCTGGGGCCGGAGCAGCCGTTCCTCGGGCTCGAATCACGCGGGCTCGATGGTGAAGCGCCACCCTGCGAGAGCATCCCCGAGATGGCGAGCCTCTACCTCGCGGCGATGCGAGACGTGCAGCCGCGAGGACCCTATCGGCTCGGAGGCTGGTCGATGGGCGCCAGCATCGCGTGGGAGATGGCGCACCAGCTCGAGCAGCGAGGTGAGCGGGTGGAGGTGCTCGCGCTCATCGACGGCTTCGTGCGTCCGTACGACGGAGAAGGCGCCGCGCCAGGGGACGACGAGGCACAGCGCTTCGGTGAGCTGTTCCATCTGGACCTGCTGCGAGCGATGGGACACGGCGAAGCGGCGCAGAACGCCGAGACACCCGAGGCGCTGCTGCGCATCCTGGAGACCCACGCGCGCGAGCAGGGGAGTGGTGTCACGCCGTCACTCAGTGCCCTGCGCCGCGTCTTCGAGGTGAACCTGCTGGCCGCGTGGCGCTACGTGCCTCGGCCCTACTCAGGGCCTGTCGTCTCCATCGAAGCGACGGGCACGCGCCGTGTTCACGGCTGGGAGCAGGTGGCGACAGGCGCGCTGACCGTGCACACGATTGCGGGAGACCACTACTCCATCCTGCGAGCACCCGACGTGGGACAGTTGGCCGGGGTCCTTCGGGGCTACCTGGTCGAGGTCGAAGACAGTCCGTAG